Proteins from a single region of Myxococcota bacterium:
- a CDS encoding septation protein IspZ has translation MAALQALAIVLYPFAVYFALGRASPRSIGLFTLGLLLLRLALVSRQRLAATARVFAPVAVVFGSASLAAALWGDARALLLAPAVFNAAMFGVFAVSLGRPQSAIERLARAQVGELPADEVAYCRRVTAVWCAFFVLNGAVCAALALWASREAWAAYTGALAYAFLGALFAGEYVYRHWRFRRYRGGPADGLLRRLFPPREGSLGH, from the coding sequence GTGGCAGCCCTGCAAGCGCTGGCGATCGTGCTCTATCCGTTCGCGGTGTATTTCGCGCTCGGGCGGGCGTCGCCGCGCTCGATCGGGCTGTTCACGCTGGGGCTCTTGCTGCTGCGGCTCGCGTTGGTCTCGCGGCAGAGGCTGGCCGCGACCGCGCGCGTGTTCGCGCCGGTCGCCGTGGTGTTCGGCTCGGCGAGCCTCGCGGCCGCGCTCTGGGGCGACGCGCGGGCGCTGCTGCTGGCGCCCGCGGTGTTCAACGCCGCCATGTTCGGCGTGTTCGCCGTCTCGCTCGGCCGGCCGCAGAGCGCCATCGAGAGACTCGCGCGCGCTCAGGTCGGAGAGCTGCCCGCGGACGAGGTCGCGTACTGCCGGCGAGTGACCGCGGTGTGGTGCGCGTTCTTCGTGCTGAACGGCGCGGTGTGCGCGGCGCTCGCGCTGTGGGCTTCACGCGAGGCGTGGGCGGCGTACACGGGTGCGCTGGCGTACGCGTTTCTCGGCGCGCTCTTCGCCGGCGAGTACGTCTACCGGCACTGGCGCTTCCGACGCTACCGCGGCGGGCCGGCGGACGGCTTGCTGCGCAGGCTCTTCCCGCCGCGCGAAGGATCGCTCGGACACTGA